A stretch of [Clostridium] scindens DNA encodes these proteins:
- a CDS encoding potassium/proton antiporter yields MLISLTIIAIVIVACVLCNKLTNKIGVPMLLAFILLGVIFGSDGIFKIPFDDFEFVEQVCTVALIFIMFYGGFGTNWKEAKPVAPKALLLSSVGVIATSFLVGIFCYYILHFEWLESLLIGAVLGSTDAASVFSVLRSKQLNLRYKTASLLELESGSNDPWAYMMTVIILSIMRGENSTPLQIAGTVLWQVLVAAAAGAAIAGISVWAIRHIEFETSGFGTIFVVAIALMAYTFPALLGGNGYLSTYIVGIVLGNCTLPGKKEMVHFFDGATGLMQMLVFFLMGLLSFPSQMAGILLPAIAIFLFLTFIARPVVVCPILTAFKSSKSQQAVVSLAGLRGAASIVFAIIVTVDDAYTKNDIFHIVFCVVLLSIGLQGTLLPILSKKLDMIDNSQDVMKTFNDYAQESSLQFVTLTLMEGHAWVGREIQELLMPPQMRIALIRRGDSQVIPKGSTILESADELILSAIEYQGIRPIGMKETYIDKKHRWNGRRLHELAFPHATVAIIKRGGQAFVPVGDTRILEGDMLLTIEDIPRKERGR; encoded by the coding sequence ATGCTGATTTCCCTTACCATAATAGCAATCGTGATCGTGGCATGCGTGCTATGTAACAAGTTGACGAATAAGATTGGTGTTCCAATGCTGCTGGCATTCATCCTGCTGGGAGTGATATTTGGTTCGGATGGAATTTTTAAGATACCGTTTGACGACTTTGAGTTCGTGGAGCAGGTATGTACAGTTGCCTTGATATTTATCATGTTTTATGGCGGATTCGGAACGAATTGGAAGGAAGCAAAGCCTGTCGCGCCGAAAGCGCTTCTTCTATCATCGGTGGGAGTAATTGCTACCTCTTTCCTGGTAGGGATCTTCTGTTACTATATTCTTCATTTTGAATGGCTGGAAAGCCTTCTGATAGGTGCGGTTCTGGGCTCGACGGATGCCGCATCCGTATTCTCGGTACTGCGTTCCAAACAATTAAATCTAAGATATAAGACTGCTTCTTTGCTGGAACTGGAGAGTGGCAGCAATGACCCATGGGCATACATGATGACCGTGATTATTCTTTCTATCATGCGGGGAGAAAACAGCACGCCCCTTCAGATCGCCGGAACAGTACTCTGGCAGGTACTGGTAGCGGCGGCAGCCGGCGCAGCAATCGCGGGGATAAGCGTATGGGCGATCAGGCATATTGAGTTTGAAACATCCGGTTTTGGGACGATATTCGTGGTTGCCATCGCGTTAATGGCATATACATTTCCTGCGCTTCTGGGCGGAAATGGCTATCTTAGCACGTATATCGTAGGAATTGTCCTTGGAAACTGTACGCTGCCTGGTAAGAAAGAGATGGTTCATTTTTTCGATGGTGCTACAGGATTGATGCAGATGCTGGTATTCTTTTTGATGGGACTGCTTTCCTTTCCTTCCCAAATGGCAGGCATCCTGCTGCCAGCGATAGCGATATTTCTGTTTCTTACATTTATCGCCAGGCCTGTCGTAGTCTGCCCTATATTGACTGCCTTCAAATCCAGTAAGTCCCAGCAGGCGGTTGTATCCCTGGCAGGGCTTAGAGGAGCGGCATCCATCGTATTTGCTATAATTGTGACGGTAGATGATGCGTATACAAAGAATGACATCTTCCATATTGTGTTCTGCGTAGTCCTTTTGTCCATTGGCCTTCAGGGAACGCTGCTTCCGATCCTATCCAAGAAGCTGGATATGATTGACAATAGCCAGGATGTAATGAAAACATTTAATGATTATGCGCAGGAATCATCTCTGCAGTTCGTAACCTTGACGCTGATGGAGGGTCATGCATGGGTAGGAAGAGAAATCCAGGAACTCCTGATGCCGCCCCAGATGCGTATCGCCTTGATAAGACGAGGGGATAGTCAGGTGATTCCGAAAGGAAGTACGATATTGGAAAGTGCGGATGAATTGATTTTAAGCGCTATAGAATATCAGGGGATAAGGCCAATTGGCATGAAGGAAACCTATATTGACAAAAAGCATCGATGGAATGGCCGAAGGCTGCATGAACTGGCATTTCCACATGCCACCGTCGCCATCATAAAACGTGGCGGCCAGGCATTTGTACCGGTGGGAGATACCAGGATACTGGAGGGAGATATGCTTCTAACCATTGAAGATATACCGCGAAAGGAGAGGGGAAGATGA
- the yfcE gene encoding phosphodiesterase encodes MKLMIASDIHGSAYYCRKMLKAYEREQADRLLLLGDILYHGPRNDLPKEYNPKEVISLLNPKKQEILCVRGNCDTEVDQMVLEFPILADYCFLELNGCSIFASHGHHFNPQSPPMLKEGDILLNGHTHVPANRNMGTYTYMNPGSVSIPKENSVCGYMTFDGGFLWKDLDGNLLSI; translated from the coding sequence ATGAAATTAATGATTGCATCTGATATTCACGGTTCTGCCTATTATTGCCGGAAAATGCTAAAAGCCTATGAACGCGAGCAGGCTGACCGTCTGCTTCTGCTCGGCGACATCCTCTACCATGGCCCCAGGAACGATTTGCCAAAGGAATATAATCCCAAGGAAGTGATTAGCCTTTTGAATCCCAAGAAGCAGGAAATCCTATGCGTCAGAGGAAACTGCGATACGGAAGTTGACCAGATGGTCCTGGAGTTTCCTATCCTTGCAGACTATTGCTTTCTGGAACTTAACGGATGCAGCATTTTTGCGTCCCACGGCCACCACTTTAATCCCCAAAGTCCTCCGATGCTGAAGGAAGGAGACATTCTGCTCAATGGCCATACCCACGTACCGGCCAATCGGAATATGGGAACTTATACTTATATGAATCCCGGCTCTGTCTCCATTCCAAAAGAAAACTCTGTCTGCGGCTATATGACCTTTGACGGAGGATTCCTGTGGAAAGATCTGGATGGAAACCTCTTATCCATCTAG
- a CDS encoding GNAT family N-acetyltransferase: MNQKIEICYAKEEDVPDIMSVMDISCQLARDASWYCADDENYVRKHLHENGFILKAEAEGRLAGFLIVRFPKNANDNLGSYVRLTKEEMQYVAHMESAAVSPDYRGYKLQRCLMDEGEKILKDTQYKYLMGTAHPENIYSVNNFLQLDYEIVAEDNKYGGLPRYVFYKKIEK; encoded by the coding sequence ATGAACCAGAAGATCGAAATCTGTTATGCAAAAGAAGAAGATGTCCCGGATATTATGTCTGTAATGGATATCTCCTGTCAATTAGCCAGGGATGCGTCCTGGTATTGCGCGGATGATGAAAACTATGTCAGAAAGCATCTTCATGAAAACGGATTTATATTAAAGGCAGAGGCAGAGGGCCGCCTGGCTGGATTCCTTATCGTCCGCTTTCCCAAAAACGCAAATGATAACTTGGGCAGTTACGTACGCCTAACAAAAGAGGAGATGCAGTATGTGGCACATATGGAATCCGCGGCAGTAAGCCCGGACTACCGGGGATATAAGCTGCAGAGATGCCTGATGGACGAAGGAGAAAAGATTCTTAAGGATACGCAGTACAAGTATCTAATGGGAACCGCGCACCCGGAAAATATTTATAGCGTGAATAATTTTCTCCAGCTGGACTATGAGATAGTAGCCGAAGATAATAAGTACGGCGGCTTGCCCAGATATGTGTTCTACAAGAAGATCGAAAAATAA
- a CDS encoding O-acetyl-ADP-ribose deacetylase, producing the protein MKFKVILGDITKVTCDAIANAANTTLLGGGGVDGAIHRAAGPELLSECRTLGGCRTGEAKITNGYRLPVKYVIHTPGPVWRGGSHQEEQLLKNCYENCLKLAAEHGCKSIAFPSISTGIYGFPLEKAAPIAVHTIRSFLKEHPEIEKVQMVCFDEITKKYYENALDG; encoded by the coding sequence ATGAAATTCAAAGTCATATTAGGGGATATTACGAAAGTTACCTGTGATGCCATTGCAAATGCGGCGAATACTACATTGCTTGGCGGGGGAGGCGTAGACGGAGCCATCCACCGGGCGGCAGGACCGGAACTTCTGAGCGAGTGCAGGACGCTTGGCGGCTGCCGGACGGGAGAGGCAAAGATTACCAACGGATACAGGCTGCCGGTAAAATATGTGATTCATACGCCAGGTCCAGTATGGAGAGGCGGAAGCCATCAGGAAGAGCAGCTGCTTAAGAATTGCTATGAAAACTGCCTGAAGCTTGCGGCAGAGCATGGGTGCAAGAGTATCGCGTTCCCATCCATCAGTACCGGAATCTACGGGTTCCCGCTGGAAAAGGCAGCGCCTATCGCTGTCCATACCATCCGTTCTTTCTTAAAGGAGCATCCGGAGATAGAAAAAGTCCAGATGGTATGTTTTGATGAGATTACAAAAAAATATTATGAAAACGCGCTAGATGGATAA
- the rd gene encoding rubredoxin, translated as MQKYLCEPCGYVYDPEIGDPDGGIAPGTAFEDIPDDWVCPICGMGKEVFIVEE; from the coding sequence ATGCAGAAATATTTATGCGAACCATGTGGCTATGTATATGATCCTGAAATCGGAGATCCTGACGGCGGAATCGCCCCGGGTACTGCATTCGAAGATATTCCGGACGACTGGGTATGCCCGATCTGCGGAATGGGAAAAGAAGTATTCATTGTAGAAGAATAA
- a CDS encoding substrate-binding domain-containing protein, translated as MRLKKFIAVLAIVGMAAGLAAGCGKSDAGDGNDKKAEASEWDSSMDVTIVSREDGSGTRGAFIELFGIEDEIDGEKVDMTTQEAQITNSTSVMMTTVAGDDYAIGYVSLGSLNDSVKAVKIDGAEATAENIKSGTYKVSRPFNIATKEGANNAVAKDFINFILSEEGQKVVADNGYISLDEAKPYEGSAPEGKAVVGGSSSVAPVMEKLIEAYKTVNDKAEIELQSTDSTTGMTSAIDGSYDIGMASRELKDTETSEGLVPQVIATDGIAVIVNKNNTTDELSSDQVKSIYTGEALTWDEVVK; from the coding sequence ATGAGATTGAAAAAGTTTATCGCAGTATTGGCAATTGTTGGAATGGCAGCAGGACTCGCCGCGGGATGCGGAAAATCAGATGCTGGCGATGGAAATGATAAGAAGGCAGAGGCATCTGAATGGGATTCTTCTATGGATGTCACTATCGTATCCAGAGAAGACGGATCAGGAACAAGAGGGGCATTTATCGAATTGTTCGGGATTGAAGATGAGATAGACGGCGAGAAAGTGGATATGACTACGCAGGAGGCCCAGATTACCAATAGTACTTCCGTAATGATGACAACCGTCGCAGGAGATGACTATGCGATCGGATATGTATCCCTTGGCTCGCTTAATGATAGCGTGAAGGCCGTGAAGATTGATGGGGCAGAGGCAACCGCCGAGAATATTAAGAGCGGTACGTATAAAGTGTCCAGGCCATTCAATATCGCAACCAAGGAAGGGGCCAATAATGCGGTGGCCAAGGACTTCATCAACTTCATCCTAAGCGAGGAAGGACAGAAAGTAGTGGCGGACAATGGATACATTTCCTTAGATGAAGCAAAGCCATACGAAGGAAGCGCGCCAGAGGGAAAAGCGGTTGTTGGAGGCTCGTCTTCGGTTGCGCCCGTGATGGAGAAGCTGATCGAGGCGTATAAGACGGTGAACGATAAGGCAGAAATCGAACTTCAGTCTACCGATTCTACCACCGGCATGACATCCGCTATCGACGGAAGCTATGACATTGGCATGGCATCCAGAGAATTGAAGGATACAGAGACGTCCGAAGGGCTGGTTCCCCAGGTCATTGCGACGGATGGAATTGCGGTCATCGTAAATAAGAACAACACGACAGATGAGTTGAGCAGCGATCAGGTGAAATCCATTTATACCGGAGAAGCGCTTACATGGGATGAGGTAGTAAAATAA
- a CDS encoding alpha/beta hydrolase has translation MGKYIRKIMVALLYVATFGLSVAIFVSNYLCKFMLGTRKHLKKAKEKDLLTQKQEQNRLFMSANGKDAYITSWDGLELHGLEIPAKEESHKYVIICHGYKSNALNMGGDAIRFREAGYHILAPDARGLGESEGNYIGMGWPERRDVVDWARRIIQEDGQARILLYGLSMGAATVMMAAGEEDLPTQVKAVIEDCGYTSVWEEFQVQIRKMCHLPAFPFLYIASAIMKRRAGYDFKEASALAQVARSQIPILFIHGSEDLFVPYEMHGRLFEAARCEKERFVVGGAAHGEASIIDEDRYWERVISFADKYTS, from the coding sequence ATGGGGAAATATATTCGTAAAATCATGGTTGCGCTGCTGTATGTAGCCACCTTTGGCCTAAGCGTGGCAATCTTTGTCAGCAATTATCTGTGCAAATTCATGCTGGGAACAAGAAAGCATTTGAAAAAGGCGAAAGAAAAGGATCTCCTGACCCAGAAACAGGAACAGAACCGGCTCTTTATGAGCGCCAACGGAAAAGACGCGTACATAACCAGCTGGGATGGCCTGGAACTTCACGGTCTGGAGATTCCGGCAAAGGAAGAGAGCCATAAGTATGTCATTATCTGCCATGGCTACAAGAGCAATGCGCTTAATATGGGAGGCGACGCGATCCGATTCCGGGAGGCGGGCTACCATATCCTGGCGCCGGATGCCAGGGGGCTGGGCGAGAGCGAAGGAAACTATATCGGAATGGGCTGGCCCGAACGCCGGGACGTAGTGGACTGGGCAAGACGGATTATTCAGGAAGACGGACAGGCGAGGATTCTGCTATACGGCCTTTCCATGGGGGCGGCAACTGTCATGATGGCAGCTGGAGAGGAAGACCTTCCGACTCAGGTTAAGGCAGTCATAGAAGACTGTGGCTATACTTCCGTATGGGAAGAATTCCAGGTGCAGATCCGTAAGATGTGCCATCTTCCGGCATTTCCATTCCTCTATATAGCATCGGCGATCATGAAGAGAAGGGCCGGTTATGATTTTAAGGAGGCCAGCGCCCTTGCGCAGGTGGCAAGATCACAGATTCCGATCCTGTTCATTCACGGAAGCGAGGATCTGTTTGTTCCATATGAGATGCACGGGCGACTATTTGAGGCTGCAAGGTGCGAGAAGGAAAGGTTTGTCGTTGGCGGCGCCGCCCATGGGGAGGCCAGTATTATCGACGAAGACAGATATTGGGAGCGCGTGATAAGTTTTGCGGACAAATATACGTCATAG
- a CDS encoding HAD family hydrolase: MIDGSVIEGIVFDMDGLLFDSERIVQRSWEDAGNELGIRHMGSHIYHTLGMNVVGRNEYFLRVIGPDFPKEEFAARTRVRFREIVEEEGLPVKPGVMELLEYGKSRGYKMAVATSSRSGYAIHNLEEAGIYGYFDGAIFGDMVHRAKPDPEIYLKACEAIKIRPKCSIALEDAPAGIRSAYAAGMIPVMIPDLVEPDEEIKALVHRQFKTLHEVIGLLEQMDIGKQKE, encoded by the coding sequence ATGATTGATGGAAGTGTAATTGAAGGAATTGTATTTGATATGGATGGACTGCTGTTTGATTCAGAGCGTATCGTGCAGCGGTCCTGGGAGGATGCCGGGAACGAGCTTGGCATCCGGCATATGGGAAGCCATATCTACCATACGCTGGGGATGAATGTGGTAGGAAGGAATGAATACTTCCTGCGGGTAATCGGGCCTGATTTTCCCAAGGAAGAGTTTGCAGCGAGGACGAGAGTCCGATTCCGGGAGATTGTAGAGGAAGAAGGCCTTCCGGTTAAGCCGGGCGTAATGGAACTTCTGGAATATGGGAAGAGCAGAGGCTATAAGATGGCTGTGGCTACGTCATCCAGAAGCGGCTACGCTATCCATAATCTGGAAGAGGCAGGGATATATGGGTATTTTGACGGGGCCATATTCGGAGATATGGTACACCGGGCAAAACCCGACCCAGAGATCTACTTAAAGGCATGCGAGGCCATTAAGATAAGGCCAAAGTGCAGCATCGCCCTTGAGGATGCTCCGGCGGGAATCCGCTCTGCGTATGCGGCCGGCATGATTCCTGTTATGATTCCGGATCTGGTGGAGCCGGATGAAGAGATCAAAGCATTGGTCCACAGGCAGTTTAAAACTTTGCATGAGGTGATTGGACTTCTGGAACAGATGGACATTGGAAAACAGAAGGAATGA
- a CDS encoding M20/M25/M40 family metallo-hydrolase, whose protein sequence is MMNAVELTRELIAVESTNPGMGESDMERFILRYLYGTGAALASEEVFPGRNNVMATLTGEEAAPSLVFVCHMDTVVEGPGWTRDPFAAEEEDGRIYGRGACDMKAGLACALVVFREIAENVKHGKMRLKYPLKLLCTVDEEGTMRGAERAVLSGRVSKDDWVLDMEPTGGQIQMAHKGRLWL, encoded by the coding sequence ATGATGAACGCAGTGGAATTAACCCGGGAACTGATAGCGGTTGAAAGCACAAATCCAGGTATGGGCGAAAGTGATATGGAACGGTTCATACTAAGATATCTGTATGGAACAGGAGCCGCGCTGGCCTCCGAAGAAGTATTTCCAGGGCGCAATAATGTGATGGCAACTTTGACAGGAGAAGAAGCCGCCCCTTCGCTGGTATTCGTCTGCCACATGGATACCGTAGTGGAAGGCCCGGGCTGGACGCGCGATCCATTCGCGGCAGAAGAAGAGGATGGAAGGATCTACGGGCGCGGAGCATGTGATATGAAAGCAGGACTTGCCTGTGCCCTTGTGGTCTTTCGGGAAATAGCGGAAAATGTGAAGCATGGGAAGATGAGGCTTAAATATCCGCTTAAGCTTCTGTGCACGGTTGACGAAGAAGGAACTATGCGGGGCGCTGAGAGGGCAGTCCTATCCGGCCGGGTGTCAAAAGATGACTGGGTTCTGGACATGGAGCCTACCGGGGGACAAATTCAGATGGCTCACAAAGGGAGGCTGTGGCTTTAA
- the pstC gene encoding phosphate ABC transporter permease subunit PstC — protein MKSKAWTEKFMRGVFFIAACASVLAVALICIFLFANGIPAMKEIGFGKFLTGQMWRPKNQIFGIFPMIIGSLYVTAGAILFGVPVGILTSVFMAHYCPKKIYRPLKAATELLAGIPSVVYGFFGLVVLVPWIREMGRELGFGGNGSSILTASLLLGMMILPTIIGVTESAIRAVPAQYYEGAVALGATHERAIFRVILPAAKSGVVAGIVLGIGRAIGETMAVIMVAGNQARMPAGIFRGIRTLTANIVIEMGYATDLHREALIATGVVLFVFILLINFSVALLNRRGSHE, from the coding sequence ATGAAATCAAAAGCATGGACTGAAAAATTCATGCGGGGAGTGTTCTTCATTGCCGCCTGTGCTTCGGTACTGGCGGTAGCTCTCATTTGCATATTCCTTTTTGCGAATGGCATCCCCGCAATGAAAGAAATTGGATTTGGCAAATTTCTGACCGGCCAGATGTGGAGGCCCAAGAACCAGATATTTGGAATCTTTCCAATGATTATAGGAAGCCTGTATGTCACGGCGGGAGCCATACTCTTCGGAGTGCCGGTGGGAATCCTGACCTCCGTATTCATGGCGCATTATTGTCCAAAGAAGATCTACAGGCCGCTGAAAGCGGCAACGGAACTGCTGGCAGGCATCCCATCGGTTGTATATGGGTTCTTCGGCCTGGTCGTGCTGGTGCCATGGATCAGGGAGATGGGACGGGAGCTTGGCTTCGGAGGAAACGGAAGCAGCATCCTTACGGCATCTCTTCTGCTTGGCATGATGATCCTTCCGACGATCATCGGCGTGACAGAGTCGGCAATCCGCGCGGTGCCTGCCCAGTACTATGAAGGAGCCGTGGCTTTAGGCGCCACCCACGAGAGGGCGATCTTCCGGGTGATCCTGCCGGCGGCTAAATCCGGCGTAGTAGCAGGGATCGTGCTTGGCATTGGCCGGGCGATCGGCGAGACGATGGCAGTCATTATGGTGGCGGGAAACCAGGCCAGGATGCCGGCAGGAATCTTCCGCGGCATCCGGACCCTGACAGCCAATATTGTGATAGAAATGGGATATGCCACAGACCTGCACAGGGAAGCGCTGATTGCAACCGGCGTTGTTCTCTTTGTGTTCATTCTGCTGATCAACTTCAGCGTAGCACTTCTAAACAGGAGGGGAAGCCATGAGTAG
- a CDS encoding desulfoferrodoxin family protein — MGRFYKDQNSHNIFQELISLSESASVPSLEEIKANTTDAAQEKHVPVVTIKDNVVEVSVGSVTHPMLDEHYITGIYIETKLGAQYRRLAPGMDPKAVFILPEGDEFVAAYEYCNLHGLWKKDDN, encoded by the coding sequence ATGGGCAGATTCTATAAAGACCAGAACTCACATAATATATTCCAGGAACTGATCTCCCTTAGCGAGAGCGCTTCTGTTCCGTCACTTGAGGAAATCAAGGCGAACACAACAGATGCCGCACAGGAAAAACACGTTCCTGTCGTTACCATAAAAGATAACGTAGTGGAGGTATCAGTCGGCTCCGTGACTCACCCTATGCTGGATGAGCATTACATTACAGGCATCTATATCGAGACTAAACTTGGCGCGCAGTACAGAAGGCTTGCGCCGGGCATGGATCCCAAGGCTGTATTCATTCTTCCCGAAGGGGACGAGTTTGTTGCGGCATATGAATACTGTAATCTACACGGATTATGGAAAAAAGACGATAACTAA
- a CDS encoding tyrosine-protein phosphatase, which produces MNPIQRIPLEGLFNTRDLGGIETMDGYRVRPRRLIRSGQLYHMTENDKKVLSDEYGLKSIVDFRTLDEQAEKPDPHIEGATHISNPILQTMTAGITHDETSEKMTLEEATLAMKEHGVDPTFYMQKLYEDIITSDYSLKQYAQFFRILARQEEGATLWHCSAGKDRVGMGTAMLLYTLDVDMDTIIEDYMMTAAFLKDEVELILKRLSAAITDPGQIESLRICMGVKENYIKRVFQIMEETSGSIRQFLKDKIGLSESMADTLKALYLE; this is translated from the coding sequence ATGAATCCTATACAACGAATCCCACTTGAGGGCCTTTTTAATACCAGGGACCTGGGAGGCATAGAGACCATGGACGGATACCGCGTCCGTCCACGGCGGCTGATCCGCAGCGGCCAGCTCTACCACATGACAGAGAACGACAAAAAGGTGCTCTCCGATGAATATGGCTTAAAATCCATCGTAGACTTTCGGACTTTGGATGAACAGGCTGAGAAGCCAGATCCTCATATAGAAGGCGCTACCCACATCAGCAATCCCATTCTTCAGACTATGACTGCCGGCATAACCCACGATGAGACTTCCGAAAAAATGACTTTGGAGGAAGCCACGCTGGCTATGAAGGAGCATGGCGTAGACCCGACATTCTATATGCAGAAATTATATGAAGATATCATCACCAGCGATTATTCCCTGAAGCAGTATGCTCAGTTCTTCCGTATTCTGGCCAGGCAGGAAGAAGGAGCCACGCTGTGGCACTGCAGCGCTGGAAAAGACCGGGTGGGCATGGGGACTGCCATGCTTTTGTATACCTTGGATGTAGATATGGATACCATTATTGAAGATTATATGATGACCGCCGCCTTTCTAAAAGATGAGGTAGAACTGATACTTAAAAGACTGTCCGCAGCGATTACCGACCCCGGCCAGATTGAAAGTCTTCGAATCTGTATGGGCGTCAAGGAAAATTACATCAAGAGAGTCTTTCAGATCATGGAAGAAACTTCCGGCAGCATCCGGCAATTTCTAAAAGATAAGATCGGACTTTCCGAATCCATGGCTGATACATTAAAAGCGCTGTACCTTGAGTAA
- a CDS encoding class I SAM-dependent methyltransferase — MWIADQWKDYEVIDCSKGEKLERWGEYILVRPDPQVIWDTPKNDRGWKHKNGHYHRSKKGGGEWEFISLPEQWQIHYKDLTFNLKPFSFKHTGLFPEQATNWDWFSEKIRNAGRPIKVLNLFAYTGGATLAAAAAGASVTHVDASKGMVSWAKENAASSGLSDKPIRWLVDDCVKFVEREIRRGNHYDAIIMDPPSYGRGPKGEIWKIEDAIHPLIKLCTQILSDQPLFFLVNSYTTGLAPAVLTYMLATELERFDGNVDSQEIGLPVTRSKLVLPCGASGRWESR, encoded by the coding sequence ATGTGGATTGCAGATCAATGGAAAGATTATGAAGTGATAGATTGCAGCAAAGGAGAGAAACTGGAGCGATGGGGGGAATACATCCTGGTTCGCCCGGATCCCCAGGTCATCTGGGACACTCCTAAGAACGACCGTGGCTGGAAGCATAAGAACGGACACTATCACCGCAGCAAAAAGGGCGGCGGAGAATGGGAATTCATAAGCCTCCCGGAACAATGGCAGATACATTATAAAGACTTGACTTTTAATCTGAAGCCTTTTAGTTTCAAGCACACAGGACTTTTCCCGGAACAGGCTACAAACTGGGACTGGTTTTCAGAAAAGATCCGAAACGCGGGACGCCCGATAAAGGTCTTAAATCTCTTTGCTTATACCGGAGGCGCTACATTGGCCGCTGCGGCCGCCGGCGCCAGCGTCACCCATGTAGACGCATCCAAAGGCATGGTAAGCTGGGCCAAAGAAAATGCGGCTTCTTCCGGCCTGTCCGACAAGCCGATCCGGTGGCTGGTGGATGACTGCGTCAAATTTGTGGAGCGGGAAATCAGAAGAGGGAACCATTACGATGCCATCATCATGGATCCCCCTTCCTACGGAAGAGGACCCAAAGGCGAGATCTGGAAGATTGAGGATGCCATCCACCCTCTGATCAAGCTTTGCACGCAGATCCTGTCCGACCAGCCTCTGTTCTTTCTGGTCAACTCCTATACTACAGGCCTTGCCCCAGCCGTGCTCACCTACATGCTGGCCACGGAACTAGAGAGATTTGATGGGAATGTGGATTCGCAGGAGATCGGACTTCCAGTGACGCGCTCCAAACTGGTACTTCCATGCGGAGCCTCCGGCAGATGGGAATCCCGTTAA
- a CDS encoding M20/M25/M40 family metallo-hydrolase: protein MDAQGVTAHASRTEDGADAIAAMGELISCVRGEFARMPEHKELGRPTVTFGQIAGGYQPYVVPDRCRLWMDLRLVPPLDDKKALLIVEEGMKKAEEAVPGVEFQYKITGNRPCIEKNDASSLLAGLRKACKKSLGEEPEVGPFPGYTDTAVIAGMLGNGNCMSYGPGDLKMAHKPDEYVKIEDIDRCVLVLMSLVEEMNSL from the coding sequence GTGGATGCCCAGGGCGTGACGGCCCATGCGAGCAGGACGGAAGACGGCGCGGATGCAATCGCGGCCATGGGAGAATTGATCAGTTGCGTAAGAGGGGAATTTGCCCGGATGCCGGAGCATAAAGAACTGGGCAGGCCAACCGTGACTTTTGGACAGATTGCAGGCGGTTACCAGCCCTACGTGGTTCCGGACAGATGCAGGCTGTGGATGGATCTTAGGCTAGTGCCTCCTCTTGACGATAAGAAGGCGCTGCTGATCGTAGAAGAAGGAATGAAGAAGGCAGAGGAAGCAGTGCCAGGAGTAGAATTCCAATATAAAATAACAGGAAACCGGCCATGTATAGAGAAAAATGATGCGTCTTCATTGCTGGCAGGATTAAGGAAAGCATGCAAAAAGTCTCTTGGAGAGGAACCTGAGGTAGGTCCATTTCCTGGCTATACGGATACGGCGGTCATTGCCGGAATGCTGGGAAACGGTAATTGCATGTCTTATGGGCCGGGGGATTTGAAGATGGCCCACAAACCAGATGAGTATGTAAAGATTGAAGATATAGACCGGTGTGTTCTGGTATTAATGTCATTGGTGGAGGAGATGAACAGCCTATGA